The DNA sequence GGTAAAAATGAAGCTATTGTTAATCATTCAGATGAAGATACACAACTAAAAAATAATGGTTTTAACCAAGACAAATTACCAAAAATAAACACAGGAAAACCAAAACTTAATATAGAAAACAAAGTAGGAAAAACCACTTATATTGCAAAAAATTTAGAAAAAAATAATTATAACCTACCTGAAAAAGAATCAAAGCTTCCCAATAGTGAAGAAGGCAAGCCTATTCATGATAACAACCCAACGACCATAGCTAATACTCAACCCAAGGAAGACAATCAAGTTGCAGAGAACTTAGAAAAAAACAAAGAACCTTCCATTGAAGATTTTTTAAAAAAAACTGAAGAAATTATTGAGGAAGAAAAACAATTAAACAGGTGGAGTCTTACACCAAACGCAGCACCTGTATATTTTAATACCTTAAGTGAAGGTTCTTCCATTGGTGGACAGTTTAATAACAACTCCAAAACAGCAGAAGCCAATATGAGTTATGGTATTTCAGCAAGTTATGCAGTAAATAATAAGTTAAGCATCCGTTCAGGTATTAATAAAGTAAACTTAGGATATAATACAAACAATGTAGTTGTTTTTGAAACCTTATCAAAAAGTTCTAGCTCTAGTTTATTAAGCAATGTTAAAGCTTCTTCTCAAAATGCCAATGCTTTAGAGAATGTAGCTTTAGTAAGTGGAGATAATTTTGAATCTAATGAAGCTGTAAATTTAACATCTAATTCTAAAACATCAATAAATCAATCTTTTGGATATATAGAAGTACCCTTAGAAATTCAATACAACCTATTGAATAAAAAATTAGGGGTTAATTTGATTGGAGGATTTAGTTCATTCTTTTTAAGTGATAATGAGTTATTTTCTGAAGTTGAAGGAAATAGAACCCCCATTGGAGAAGCTACAAACATAAATAACATAAGCTATAGTGCCAATTTTGGACTAGGCTTCCAATATAAATTTACTAAAAAATTAAATTTGAATTTAGAACCAATGTTCAAATATCAAATTAAAACATTTAACAATACATCTGGTAATTTCACCCCTTATTTCATTGGTGTTTATACCGGAATCGGATTTAAATTTTAGGTTTTTGGTTAGATCTGGATATTGCTTTTTTTACTAACTCGAAAAGCAATATCGAAAAAAAACTGCTCTCCCCAGAGCAGTTTTTTATTTTTTAAAAGTTTTTTCTAATTCTTTTAAAATAATTGTTCGTGCTTGGCTTCTCAAGGTTTTAGTATCCTCTGTTTTCAAACCACTTGTTGACAAAAACTTATGAACTTTAACGCGCATTTGTCCTGGACTACCGCTAAAAAAAGTATAAGACAAACGTTTTTTATTATCAGCAAAAGTTAATGGCACTATTGGTATTTGATGGTTAATGGCTAACCTAAAAGCACCATCTTTAAAATCGTCTAAAACAATATGTTCTTCAGGAACCCCTCCTTCAGGAAAAATACAAATACTTAAGCCTGATTTTAGTCTACGCTGTGCTCTTAAAAAAACAGCCTGTCTACTTTTTGGCGAGCTTCTATCTACTAAAATACAAGTACGCTTATAAAAAAACCCAAAAAGTGGAATTTTAGATAATTCTTGTTTTCCAACAAA is a window from the Pseudalgibacter alginicilyticus genome containing:
- a CDS encoding lysophospholipid acyltransferase family protein, with amino-acid sequence MKLFKYIFWLFYRIWFYILIAIPIIVMFPILLVSILKESWYPYFFRLARIWSKFILIGMGFNYLIKREEVPQKHKSYMFIANHTSMADIMLMLVSVKNPFVFVGKQELSKIPLFGFFYKRTCILVDRSSPKSRQAVFLRAQRRLKSGLSICIFPEGGVPEEHIVLDDFKDGAFRLAINHQIPIVPLTFADNKKRLSYTFFSGSPGQMRVKVHKFLSTSGLKTEDTKTLRSQARTIILKELEKTFKK